The Punica granatum isolate Tunisia-2019 chromosome 4, ASM765513v2, whole genome shotgun sequence sequence AGTTCAAGGAAGTTATCTCTTCTCCCACCTTGAAGCAATAATTAATCTTCAGGCTGATTGGTGAGAAACATGTAGTATTTTATCGTGGTGCTACCACGTCGTTTGTTGATagctacagggtcacacaacATTGATCGATATTCATCGCACCCTCGTAATATGTCCCTATACTAACTTGTCAATAGTTTTTGTCTCGAaccctaaaaataaaaaactaataaaatgaaaaatcaattactAAAAATCACAATCGAATAAAAAAAGGGCGTAGTCAGTGGCGCACACCTTTTGCATGCTAATTAAGAGGTTCAACATATATTACAATATCAATAATCAATGAATTCTATTCGATATTAATTGTAAACTTTTGTCAAGAAACCCAAGTCATCGATGAGTTCTTTACgataattaacttttaaataaaaagtgcagaaaagggaaaactgTGGCAAAACCAGCAGATCAGAAGCCACGAGGGAAATCAGCTGTAGGTGTCAGACCATATTCAATTGTGTTATATCTTTCCCTACCATGGAAGCGGAGACtgaaagggagagagagacccACATGTCTTTGCCCGACCGAAGATAGCTTAAAAGGCCTCTTTGGATTTCATTTCCCCTCCGACAGCGTCAACCCCTTCCTTAGTATTCCCATTCACTCATTCCCTTACTTTCTCCAACATATACTCCCACTTACCTCGCTGCCTCTCCATTTCCCACGTACTCATCCACTCATATTTGATccatttccctttcttctttcaTTTCCCGCCACCTAATTACATACCGCGAACTCCCGATTTACGGTCGTTAACGTCGAATTTAATTAACTAATAACCCTTTGAATGGCCTCGCGTCAAGAACCATTGTTTCACAGACATCCCGGTCATCAGCCCGTCTGAGACTTGTACCACCTAAGCACACGTGTCTTAATAATTGATATCACGCGTGGGGATTGGATCCACGCATACCTCTCTGTTACGACTGATTTGAACTCGAGAACTTTTAAGTAATTAACTAATGATCCGTTATATCGCGATAAGCTCCAATGATTTCCATTTTCATCTTCCTCGCTCGAGGTAACTAACATGTGAGGGCAGTCTTTTCAGGCGAAAAGAGGATCTCATCAAAAGTTCTTTTTACCAAGAGTCGTATACGCAAGGGGGATTGCCCGAGCGAATATATTCCATGTGTCCGAGAAAAAGCgacaaaatatttttggaaatatttttaatttgtcatttttattaGTTTCAGGCAAAACAGAAAACCCTTTTGCTCGAATTCAAGAAAACTtcctaaatttaatttatgctttttttgggttaaataatttaatttatgctTTTCTCCTCATTTTTCCACTATGAATGAATGAGAAATCTTTCCGTAGCCAAATCCACCGGAAATTAAACCCTCTTGAAACTATTGTCATTCAtagacaaatatatatgtgttgtGTGTGTATACATATTGCCAAAAATTAAAAGCTTACATATATTTGCTCCTCCCAATGCCACCATCACCCAATCGCATTCACCATATCTATCATTTGCTTCTCGATTCTCGATATTCAGCCGATATATTATCGGGCTCCATTTGGCAAGAACAGCTGAAAATTGAAacagcttttcttttttgttttttttcaattgactgttaatttgttcatttcttttataagtggcatttcttttctttcgtttaATTAGTATACATAAAAGGTGCAGATACTGTTCGGAAAAAGGCTTTTCGGAGTTGTCGGCCTTGATCAAGATAAACAAATGTCACAAAATTATTACGGGAAATTCTCGATGTATCCTTCACTTAATTACGCGTCCAAATAGAAGATGAGACTGATTAATTATTAACTTGatgaatgaataataatagaaattaattaaggaTAATTTACGGTGCAATTAAGgaagggagggagagggaatTGTGGGGGAGGGAGGGAAGGAGGCTGGGAGAGGACAGATGTGAGCATGGAAGAGAAGATTAGATGACATAGGAGGTTTGCATGCGAAACACGTTTTAAtaccaaaattttaattatcaaaaCCAATATTTAGATATATCACAGGAACTGTGATCGATCTTTTACCCCATATCATTAATTCCCGTGATCACATGTGTCAGCATACACTCATAAATTCTTCGCATCATCACCATCTTCCTTCTTCATTGTCCTTTTCTCTAGATCTCAAAGCCCTTACCTTaatttccccaaaaaaaaaaagccaactTAAgctattattcttttttaaaaaaattaaaaaaaaaacccaaaacaaAGATGAGCTAGCTAGAAGAGCAAGCAAGAGCTGATCAATTAtggaaataattaataataagaaaatgttGATAATTTGGCATGCCAAGTTGTTGAGCACGTAATTGCCCCATCATCAATGAATTAGCCAGCGTTAGTGGATaggatatacatatatacaataGTAGTAGTGATTCTTGTAGCTCCATCCGATTCCATGCATGAACATCTGATTAGGATCTTAATGGAATGTGCAGATCCAAGATATATAATTAACCAGAGACTGATGATAGACTTTAATTATATGGGCACAAAAGCTGATCATCAGgtaagatgaagaagaagatgaagaagatggaaaATGTTCTTAATTAAACATAGACAAAATTAAAAGATGAACCCTAAATTAAGTGATTAACTCATTGATGACTAAACTAAAAACTAAGCACCCTTAGCTTCTCTGGAGACtgacaaacaaacaaaagctTCGATGGATCAGTTGGTGACAATGTCATCTAATCaattaagtaattaatttaatttgatccTGATCTCCTCATCCTAGCTCatcactctctctctgtttttttttttttgggaggaGATGTCGGGCATTTTGGGTTGGGGGGGAGGAATTCATTAGCTATTAGCTAGCTAAGCTTTATAGATAGGGTTTCTTACCATGAGCGTGCTTGTTGTTGTGCATCCAGACTTTGAGGACCTGTCGCCGGACGCCGGTCTCCGAGCAGAACTGTTCCACCGCCGCCTCGTCGTGCTTCTGAATCCTCCACCCAAGCCTCTCCGCGAACCCCAGCATCCTCTCCTTCTGCTCCGGCGTGAACTTTGTCCTGAACCGCTTCCTCATCATCAGCCCCGCCccgcctcctcctccgctCCCTCCCCCGCCGCTGCTGCTCGGGTTCGATACGTCCTCCAGATCATCCCTCGACGTCGACGGCAGCGCCAGCGGcctctgctgctgctgatgcCACGGCGCCGTCAGGTGCAGGTACCCCGCCGGCGTTGACGCCGCCCTGTAGTATGGAGAAAACTGGTGGTGGAGCAGGTGATGAGGGTGGCCGTGGTGGTACACGACCCTTCCCCCGCCCCCGCCCCCgccccctcctcctccccctcccccgGAGGATTCCGCCTCCTTGCGGTGGAAGTTGCGGTGGCAGCCGCAGGCCGCGCACCGCAGCGCATCCAGGCTGCCCTCCTCGCCTGCGGCCATGAACTCCCCGCAACCGTCCACGGCGCTGGCCCCGATCCCGACAGCGTGGTTCTTGAGGCACTCCCTGTACCGCACGGCCCCGCCCGGCTTGCGGGCGGCGGAACCGCCACCTTCCTCTCCACCCGAGCGGCCAAGAGGGTCGGCGTAACCGCCCTGCGTCGGGAGCTGCACCGgcggcatctcctccatttcCTCCTCttgttcttcatgctcatcGAATTCCATACTtggtgttttctttttatttcttcaagagtccttttctctttttgttggGGGTGTTTTTTGGAGTAATTAAGGTTTTCCACTAAGAGGGGGTTGTCTGAAATCTTTAGATGGCCGATATGATCTACATGGCCATCACTAAGATAATATCCTTTGTTTTGAacttatatatagtaaaacaaATAGtaaagaattatatatatatatatatatgatataatatatattcttcgaaaacaataatatatataatatattaacaatATATAGTAGGatgatttatttataaaataagtaattaattaaattaaataatatctggaaaataaaatacagaGAGAATTAAAAAGCAAAGCTGGGAAGGAGAAGGGGgtaagaagagataagagggGAAGGGAGAGTGTGGCCATCAATTCCCCTCCTGCAGAAAAGAGGGTGTCTTACTCGAAAGCCTTTCCCCCCTCTTTGCTTTACTTCCCCACCttttaatatctttttttattaatttttttgggtgttaAAACTTGAAAGCTTTGATTTGTCATCCTTTTATCTCTTTATTATATCTGCCCTAAATTGAGTAAGCCCATCTTAGCCCTTGAGGATTCGGGTGGCTTTACCGGTTATGGCCGGTGCAATTACAAAAAGCTTATAGCTGGATTTGTTGTAAGAGCCTTTCAAGTATTTCTATGTGTATGTAGTATCTGTTTGGGCATAATCATATATGTTGGAACTAGAGGCATGAGCATGACTATGTGAGATAATAGATGAAGTAGGAATTAAAGTGCCAAGTCAAACGCGATATCTCAAAACGACCCATTTTCAAACATGGGAATGGGAACAGACTAATTAGTATGCTCATCCAACAATAAATTCTTAAGTTTGTGGCTTCATTGACTTGACTTGGATATATACTTATCACAGAAATGGAAGTAACAACTAGGAAGAAACGCGCTACCCGTCGAATGCGATATCACGGAAGAGTTTCGTAGTCGGGGAAAATAATTCATTATATACTTATACCGACAAAATCAAGGGCATAAGTTGATTTCCAATATTGGGATCCGGGTTTTATTAATTACGGATATGTACGCCATCAAGTAGGCATAAAATTTAACTCGATGTGCACCGTCTAGAAGTAGAAGTAATTTAAAGAGATCACAGCTTACATGCAGTTagtactttatttttctttttcttttttgttgatGAAATACAAGCAGTTAGTACTTATTAATCATAATTGTTACGCACGGCGAGTCGTACATGCAGATTACCACTAAAGAGATTACCCAACAATACAGCAAATGCCTCCTCGATGTATACTATctggaaaaagaaacaatttaAAGGGATTACTGTTTACGTATGGTTATCATCCGTATTATTTCGCACGACAAGTCGTATGCCAGGTAGGGGGGAGAAGAAAACTTAAGCGTCTCTCTTAACCTAACCTGTAGATTACAGATGACCTCCATTACCGTGAAGGTTTGTAGACATGCATGACAATTAttctaaataagaaaaaaaggaaaaaaaaaagagtaatatgTAATGGTATTGGCAACCTTACCCTATATCGCCATGCAGTTGTTTGGACTTAATTTGGATTATTGTATTCAACCCCGAATATATTAGACGAAATAAACAATTAACGCAGACATCAATATCATCAGTGCAGCACCACCAAAGATCTAATATAATTTACAGCAGGCAAGGTCTCCTAAGTTTAGGTCCAACAAGTATACTTGTAACAAATATTTTGACACAAATACGTAAAGAAAATTTCGAATATGAGAATTTAGGGTTAGCCAATCACCTGGAAGTAATTTTATAATCATTATACCACCACCTTTGAAGGTAAATATTGTAGCTAGAAATTTAACCTTGGTGGTTTGTGTGTATGTAATGACCGACTATATGTCACCCCTTCTATAAATTCAATTGCAATCAATGGTtgccaacatatatatatatataatggattttttaaaaaaaattcatatgtgAACACGGGCTGAGCTGATGAATTGAGTGAGATGGGGTTGTCTGAAATGAATTGTTTAGCTTATTAGCTGCTGATTTTTTTGCAGGTCACGCATGCCCCCAAATGGGGACTATGCTGATCCCTCTCTTCTGATCTGTTGGTTGTCTCTGCTTTATGATTACCTCTTTCATGCTTAGAAGTGGCCTGTCTTTACGGTAAAAGGCGGACTCCTCCATTTACTCCTCAGTAGATTTGGCAACTTTGggtaatattatatttatacagAACGAGAGGGTTGCGTGCGGTTTCGTTGAAATGACGTAAGATTTGAAAGAAAAGATTGTCgtcttataattaaatttgtttttgtattttttttccattttatttaaagtaTATCTCTTCACCTATCTTTCTTATCAATCCTCGATTTGTATTATTCATTCATTAATCCTTACTTATCCGATGTGCAGGAAACCATATCAAACTGATCGAGCTATGAACAACGATCGTTCTTGTATTGTATATATGCGCACGCATCCACGTGACATGTATCCATCTTTAAAGAAAAACATTAGGAATTAAGGGGTATTGTTAACATTGAATTATGCTTCGGAAAGGCAAGGGTTTTTTGTTTTGCTTCGCTCGCTCATGGGACTAATACAAAATCTCGATTCTCTTCATAATCTTTCCGGTATCCCTAATATCCTCGGAATGAGTTGTAATATAGAACATTCATCTAGATTAGATGGGGTGTATTCAAATTTCCAGGCACCTAGTAGAATCGCACGACGACACAGCAAATGGTCCCCCAGCTTCCGAAAATGGAGGGCATGTATTTTCCAATTTGCCCCTCTTGTAGTTTGAGCTCAGTGTTTTGAATCGTCCCGATTCACTTCCCATAATAATAAGGTTTAGTTTGGGAAAACTTTCTCAGTTCACCTCAAACTGTCTCTGAATCTGGATTGgtcatgcatgcatgaagtTAATCTCCAAGCTCCAGAGGGGCATTTGGAAAGTGCATCAAAATGAAAGGGCAAAATGGAATATCATGTACAGAATCTGATTAGATCGGATTAGATCAGGGTATTACGATAGCATGGCTATTAGAATCATATGAGACAGTTATACTTGGAGAGAGCATAATTTGCCTAGGACTATTGATATTTTTGGACGAGAGCTAGCCATTTTGATATAGTCTTAGTTAATCATATACCAATTCGATAGATAAGACTCTTCctttcttgaaaaaaaaaatacaaaaaaaaaatccatttctACCCGAGCTTATACAATCTAGGCAATCTAGCACCTGTAATAATATGGGTAGACACGAAAATTAATTAGTGTAGAAAAATTAACAACTAGATAAGCATTATTTCAACGGTCCAAACTGAAGTTCATTTTATGGTTTGTCCGGAAAAAATACCTATCAAAGAAAGAGTCGAgtttttacaaattaattacgGGAAGTTTTTCGGCTCCTACTTCCAAtttccatcttcttcttcttttttatttttggctgAATTTCTTCCATCAATGTGTTGATGATTACTTGGACATGAGAGTGAGAGAGCacgaaaatataattttaacttaattaaaaGTAAGATTTCtcgatggaattttttttaaagaaaaaaaattaaagatgaCAAAATGTGGAGAAATGTGGGATTGGACCATGATTGGAGAGCGGTGATTGGGCGCATGAGAAATTAGATCTGCTGAGGAATTCGGTACGCTGAGGCTGTGACTGTGACTCTGGCTGTGGCTGACCCCTTAATTTAGAGAACCTTGGGATAAGAGTGCATAAGTTAATCTATGCCCTTGGGAATTGATGATCAGTTCGTAATAGACTAAGAGTAGACACCACTCCAAATTACATTAaccgataaaaaaatattaattaaataaatggtCAGGGGGTTCGTCGACTGTGACGAGTGCTACACACCGATAGAATACATATTAAGATGCGGATGTATCCTCATAATTATCGATCTAAAAATTCTCCTAATTCAAAATCTTATTCATAATGCATAAATTGTAATTGACATAATATCCAAGACAATTCAATAGATATgagtgaaattttgaattagaCAGATTTTTAAGATATTAATGGAAATTGAGGGATTGGATTTGTTGATTTATACCAATTAAGGAATGGCAAAGAAGACGAACTTAATTTTTTGGTCTCgagttatatttttttatgcaaCCAACAGATGTGAGCATGTATATAAGATGATTACGTATATTAATCATGGACGTTTGAACCGTCCATGATTTTCGGTTAAATGAGATATCGGTACCGAATCAAAGTTCAAGCTTTCATATAATTTACAAGAGATATTGAGAATAAAAATTCCACACATAAAAATTTAGtaaatcataaatttataagagattgaatTCCATAATGCATCAGTTCAAGTTTTTGATTGGAAATGACCTCAATTGCTTATAATTGcccaataaaaaatttatatggtATTATAATGGACTATACTTTTGCAACGCGCTTCTTGTAGTCCATACCCGAGTGTGGAATTCATGAACTTGAGAGCGGAAGAGTATGTCCGTCTCGTGGTCAGTTTGTTCCCTTGTTCGAGAAGCCCAGCTCATGATTAATTGTTAAAGGCGGATACTTAATAGTACGCGtcgaacttttgaattggagatggatatatataacttatctGAGGCACATAAGCATGGGCATGGCGTATTGGGTATGTATATGCGACATTGTATAGTAATGTGGACGGAGGAGAAAAGGTCGGGTCTAGCTAGGCCTCTTCTGACTGTAATTCCGACCGGCCAATGATGGATGAAGGGGAAGTCCGACACCTGACTCCCGGCATGTCTCCCCACGTTCACACGTGTGCGTGCGAGCGAAAAGATCGAAGATGtggcttttccttttccttttttttttttttcccgttcCGTTGAGAATTCCCGCGTAGCCGTTATGTTATGTTAAATGTTATGGGGTGGGTGGGGGCTGTATGTGTAACGGCCCAGAGATTCGGCGGTCGCCTCGTCGCCTGAGTGTGCGAGACAGTgaggagaaaattttgaatgatcCTGCCTTATATTGATATGGTGAGGAATATccaataaaattactttaattaagAAGATTTATCACAATTAATCAAGTGATTAACACttactatttaattttttgtaatttaatcGGTTCTTTTTCATGTCATGCGACAAGGTAAAATGACCTAAGAATCTCTCAACagtgagagaaagagagagagggaattGCGGGGAAAAGGACACATCGATTGCGACTTGACGCGAagggaaacaaaaaaaaggagtgGGGGATGAGAAAGATATGGGCCCCACCTCTCCCCTCTCCCACAAGGCCCCACTTTTCAATCCTATTGGTTCGGTTAACCCTTTTTCCTTACTtacattgaaaatttattaaaattacgAGATGtcttaaatttataaatcaaGATCAATTTAATTCTCCATCGACTTGATCTTATCTACGAGGTGCTTCCAATTGGATGAAATTCGCTAACATAAAATGCAGTTCTCAGCTGTACTGATATTGCATGGCCACTTAAAATATCACTGCACTAtgtatataagtaaaatatttaaactaaTGATAAagcaatttaattttaaataaattacatgTCTTTCGAGTAATGTTTTGAGAAATTAATTGGGATAAATTACTAAATTCTtagtatattatttatttttgaagtTAATTATTACCTGAATTTCGAAGAATTTTTACTCACATTTTTTAGCCAATTACATgaatttatagatttttttaatttttagtaaaataatTGAGTGTACTATGCCACCAGTGCTTTTGATGACTTGCACCATGAAACTTCCCCATTATTTGCCCATCCACGTTGAAGTCTACGAGTTGAAGATGATGTGGGTCAAAGATGACCTCACAATAGATCGTTATATTCTAGTATATAAACATAGGGCATATCCGTTCGGTAGCGGCAATCTTATGATCCTATCCTCGTAGCTACTTAGCTAGTGCGTATGATAAGAGGTAACGCGTTGGActcaaattaataataagaGATTACGGGTCATTATTCATCGACCGAAAGGGGTGCCCTACGCGAATGAGGGTCTTTTGTCCTATGAGCAACTGGAAGGGAGATTTTAATTAGCTGGATTTTTGGTGATTAGTGTAAAGCACAAGGCAGAAAAATTCTTGGCGTGCAGGACACATTGAACCTAGATTGCACGTTCGTAGCTAGGGCACCTATCAGGACTTCATCGAGGAGGTCAATCCCTCCAGctattattgatttttccccatcaattaatttaattttgaaaaaaacaaaaacaaaaaggccCGGAATAAATTCCAAATAACCTATATTATTAGGAAATAAATATCATTATTGTGTTAACTGTAACATCAAAATGATGTTATATAACGGCCGATCCGACGTGCAAGATGCGTCGCGCATTTTATTCGGTCAGATGCTACGGACATTTATGTACACGAATGAAGAAGTCGAGGATCGCATGGAATTGCGGGAGAGATTGACCGAGTTCCGACAAAAAAAATGCGGTAACACGTGGAAGGACGATGGTTAGTCAGGTAATGTTCCAATAATAATCCAGTTACATAGTTACCCATTGATATAAGGCTTATGATGGGAAGTGTAACTTTAATTGCTTAAACAAGAAAAAAGTTGTGGAAGCAAAAGGTAAAATTTCAATGATGGCTCTCTGAGCATCCTCCTTAATATGATGGTCCCCTACCAAACTTATACGTCGTCGTTTTCCTAAGCAAACATACTGCACCTATATGATGGCCAAAAAGAATACTACACCTATATGGAGTAATTCCCTTTCAATGCTATAATAATGCCCACactaaattataattcatatCTCACTCAACTTCTTTTCATACGAAATTCGGGTGAACATGACAAACGAGGTGTCTTCGGTGGCATACGTGATCACTTGGAGCAAATAGGTTTATGTATCCGATTCTAATAAGCAGGATTCTCGTGCcctattatttttcttttcgtaTTCCTTTACCAGCCCATGGTATTTCTTGTAAGCGAAAAAGAACATATTAAACCCAAAATATGTTCTAGTCGGCTCAAACAAGAAAATCCAAAATTAAAGTCCATCCAACTTTGGGCTTAAATGGAAGCCATATATATgtgctttcttctttttttcagcTAATGCCCAAATTAGATGGGGCCATAAAAGGGGTCCATGTTGGGAACGAAGCGCGAAGTATGAAAAATGTAGAGAACAGCAACTCGAAGGAGAGCAAAATCGTGGCCCAAAAAAAGGAGACCAAAATCCGACACCCAATTTGAATGTCCAATTTGCTTCGTGGATAGAGTATATTTTCGGCCCAATGCATTGATTTGAGGACCATAAAGTTAATTATAGatagaaattgaaaaaaagaagaagaaaaaagaatggaGATGGATTTTGAGTTATGCACAAACAAAATTCCAATAGGACATTCTCTCCTTATTAAATTGA is a genomic window containing:
- the LOC116202473 gene encoding zinc-finger homeodomain protein 2-like isoform X2; its protein translation is MEFDEHEEQEEEMEEMPPVQLPTQGGYADPLGRSGGEEGGGSAARKPGGAVRYRECLKNHAVGIGASAVDGCGEFMAAGEEGSLDALRCAACGCHRNFHRKEAESSGGGGGGGGGGGGGGRVVYHHGHPHHLLHHQFSPYYRAASTPAGYLHLTAPWHQQQQRPLALPSTSRDDLEDVSNPSSSGGGGSGGGGGAGLMMRKRFRTKFTPEQKERMLGFAERLGWRIQKHDEAAVEQFCSETGVRRQVLKVWMHNNKHAHGKGFEI
- the LOC116202473 gene encoding zinc-finger homeodomain protein 2-like isoform X1 — translated: MEFDEHEEQEEEMEEMPPVQLPTQGGYADPLGRSGGEEGGGSAARKPGGAVRYRECLKNHAVGIGASAVDGCGEFMAAGEEGSLDALRCAACGCHRNFHRKEAESSGGGGGGGGGGGGGGRVVYHHGHPHHLLHHQFSPYYRAASTPAGYLHLTAPWHQQQQRPLALPSTSRDDLEDVSNPSSSGGGGSGGGGGAGLMMRKRFRTKFTPEQKERMLGFAERLGWRIQKHDEAAVEQFCSETGVRRQVLKVWMHNNKHAHGKKPYL